The following coding sequences lie in one Arabidopsis thaliana chromosome 3, partial sequence genomic window:
- a CDS encoding Thioredoxin superfamily protein (Thioredoxin superfamily protein; FUNCTIONS IN: peroxiredoxin activity, antioxidant activity; INVOLVED IN: response to cold, defense response to bacterium; LOCATED IN: in 6 components; EXPRESSED IN: 26 plant structures; EXPRESSED DURING: 15 growth stages; CONTAINS InterPro DOMAIN/s: Peroxiredoxin, C-terminal (InterPro:IPR019479), Thioredoxin fold (InterPro:IPR012335), Alkyl hydroperoxide reductase/ Thiol specific antioxidant/ Mal allergen (InterPro:IPR000866), Thioredoxin-like (InterPro:IPR017936), Thioredoxin-like fold (InterPro:IPR012336); BEST Arabidopsis thaliana protein match is: 2-cysteine peroxiredoxin B (TAIR:AT5G06290.1); Has 16794 Blast hits to 16794 proteins in 2739 species: Archae - 621; Bacteria - 10920; Metazoa - 1157; Fungi - 359; Plants - 398; Viruses - 0; Other Eukaryotes - 3339 (source: NCBI BLink).) translates to MASVASSTTLISSPSSRVFPAKSSLSSPSVSFLRTLSSPSASASLRSGFARRSSLSSTSRRSFAVKAQADDLPLVGNKAPDFEAEAVFDQEFIKVKLSDYIGKKYVILFFYPLDFTFVCPTEITAFSDRHSEFEKLNTEVLGVSVDSVFSHLAWVQTDRKSGGLGDLNYPLISDVTKSISKSFGVLIHDQGIALRGLFIIDKEGVIQHSTINNLGIGRSVDETMRTLQALQYIQENPDEVCPAGWKPGEKSMKPDPKLSKEYFSAI, encoded by the exons ATGGCGTCTGTTGCTTCTTCAACTACTCTCATCTCTTCTCCCTCTTCTAGGGTTTTTCCAGCAAAGTCTTCACTTTCCTCTCCATCTGTTTCTTTCCTTCGAAccctttcttctccttccgcATCTGCTTCTCTCCGCTCCGGATTTGCTCGACGCTCTTCCCTCAGCTCCACTTCTCGTCGGAGCTTTGCTGTCAAAGCCCAGGCC GATGATCTTCCACTGGTTGGAAACAAGGCGCCTGATTTTGAGGCAGAGGCTGTGTTTGATCAAGAGTTCATCAAG GTTAAGCTCTCTGATTACATTGGAAAGAAGTATGTGATTCTCTTTTTCTACCCATTGGACTTTACTTTCGTCTGCCCAACAG AGATTACTGCCTTCAGTGACCGGCATTCAGAATTTGAGAAGTTGAACACCGAAGTATTAGGTGTTTCTGTCGATAGTGTG TTCTCTCACCTTGCATGGGTCCAAACAGACAGGAAATCTGGAGGGCTTGGTGATCTGAACTATCCCCTTATTTCAGATGTCACTAAATCAATCTCAAAGTCGTTCGGAGTGCTCATCCATGATCAG GGAATAGCACTGAGAGGACTTTTCATAATCGACAAGGAAGGAGTGATCCAACATTCCACCATCAACAATCTTGGTATTGGCCGAAGCGTTGATGAGACAATGAGAACCCTCCAG GCATTACAGTACATCCAGGAAAACCCGGATGAAGTCTGCCCAGCAGGATGGAAGCCGGGTGAGAAGTCAATGAAACCCGACCCAAAACTCAGCAAAGAGTACTTCTCAGCTATTTAG
- a CDS encoding uncharacterized protein (unknown protein; FUNCTIONS IN: molecular_function unknown; INVOLVED IN: biological_process unknown; LOCATED IN: endomembrane system; BEST Arabidopsis thaliana protein match is: unknown protein (TAIR:AT3G52480.1); Has 36 Blast hits to 36 proteins in 7 species: Archae - 0; Bacteria - 0; Metazoa - 0; Fungi - 0; Plants - 36; Viruses - 0; Other Eukaryotes - 0 (source: NCBI BLink).) — protein MHALTNSGAVLLAVLLFFLLILFAELSYIFCCRTGSLPSPASKEVLFQFLMCCKKNHHHSRIEPCTGIVSVQMEEDVVAAAVPEEEFAAADKWRVSRLLFTIEEEDLELEDDDDDVISAEVDNGFEVQVDIPVEYSGDPTPFLTPCNSPPYFTPSPSPGRDMDDVIDVYEVSSRNCCFNFQGSQMC, from the coding sequence ATGCATGCCCTCACCAACTCCGGCGCCGTACTTCTCGCCGTGTTACTCTTCTTTCTGCTCATCCTTTTCGCCGAGCTCTCTTACATCTTTTGTTGCCGCACCGGATCTTTACCGTCTCCGGCAAGTAAAGAGGTTCTTTTCCAATTCTTGATGTGTTGCAAGAAGAATCACCACCACTCTCGTATTGAGCCATGCACCGGTATTGTTTCTGTACAGATGGAGGAGGATGTTGTTGCTGCGGCGGTGCCTGAGGAGGAATTCGCGGCGGCGGACAAGTGGCGGGTGTCGAGGCTTCTCTTCACAATTGAAGAAGAGGATTTGGAActggaagatgatgatgatgatgtgatcTCTGCGGAGGTAGATAATGGCTTCGAAGTCCAAGTTGATATTCCGGTGGAGTATTCCGGCGATCCAACTCCGTTCTTGACGCCGTGCAACTCACCTCCTTACTTTACTCCTTCGCCATCTCCTGGTCGGGATATGGATGACGTCATTGATGTATATGAAGTCAGCAGCAGAAACTGTTGTTTCAATTTCCAAGGCTCTCAGATGTGTTAA
- the NHL2 gene encoding NDR1/HIN1-like 2 (NDR1/HIN1-like 2 (NHL2); CONTAINS InterPro DOMAIN/s: Late embryogenesis abundant protein, group 2 (InterPro:IPR004864); BEST Arabidopsis thaliana protein match is: NDR1/HIN1-like 3 (TAIR:AT5G06320.1); Has 1008 Blast hits to 1007 proteins in 30 species: Archae - 0; Bacteria - 0; Metazoa - 0; Fungi - 0; Plants - 1008; Viruses - 0; Other Eukaryotes - 0 (source: NCBI BLink).), whose translation MGSKQPYLNGAYYGPSIPPPPKAHRSYNSPGFGCCCFSCLGSCLRCCGCCILSLICNILIAVAVILGVAALILWLIFRPNAVKFYVADANLNRFSFDPNNNLHYSLDLNFTIRNPNQRVGVYYDEFSVSGYYGDQRFGSANVSSFYQGHKNTTVILTKIEGQNLVVLGDGARTDLKDDEKSGIYRINAKLRLSVRFKFWFIKSWKLKPKIKCDDLKIPLGSSNSTGGFKFQPVQCDFDLS comes from the coding sequence ATGGGGTCCAAACAACCATACCTAAACGGCGCGTACTACGGACCATCAATTCCACCACCGCCTAAGGCTCACCGCAGCTATAACTCACCTGGATTCGGATGCTGTTGCTTCAGCTGCCTCGGAAGCTGTCTACGTTGCTGCGGTTGCTGCATCTTAAGCCTGATCTGCAACATCCTCATAGCTGTAGCCGTAATCCTCGGAGTCGCCGCTCTTATCCTCTGGCTCATCTTCCGTCCAAACGCCGTCAAATTCTACGTCGCCGACGCTAATCTGAACCGATTCAGCTTCGATCCAAACAACAACCTCCATTACAGTCTCGATCTCAATTTCACAATCCGTAACCCTAATCAACGAGTCGGAGTCTACTACGATGAGTTCTCGGTTAGTGGCTATTACGGAGATCAGAGATTCGGATCTGCGAACGTTTCGTCGTTTTATCAAGGGCATAAGAATACGACGGtgattttaaccaaaattgaaGGACAGAATCTGGTGGTGCTCGGCGACGGAGCGAGAACAGATCtaaaagatgatgagaaaTCTGGGATTTATCGGATTAATGCGAAATTGAGGCTAAGTGTTAGGtttaagttttggtttataaagtCGTGGAAGCTTAAACCAAAGATTAAGTGTGATGATCTTAAGATTCCTCTTGGTTCCTCTAATTCTACAGGAGGGTTTAAGTTTCAACCGGTGCAGTGTGACTTTGACTTATCTTAG